A single genomic interval of Stieleria maiorica harbors:
- a CDS encoding SGNH/GDSL hydrolase family protein, whose protein sequence is MKIRSTFPHLVAKPIMKRRVFLSAAASAGTVACLTPCPLFAAEKLALSRGDVILFQGDSITDAGRNKKSPVANEGLGRGYPKFIAESLHQDYPDLDLQIHNRGISGNKVPDLDRRWQQDCLDIKPRILSILIGVNDIWHMLNGRYDGTSETYRDGFAALLKRTREALPKTTFAICEPFVLMSGTVKENKDKWFPEFDVRRKYAKQVAQDAGAIWVPFQTMFDDAVAEGTEPKALAGDGVHPTQLGHQLMAKTWRETVGV, encoded by the coding sequence ATGAAGATCCGATCAACCTTCCCCCATCTTGTTGCCAAACCCATCATGAAACGTCGCGTGTTTTTATCCGCCGCCGCCTCGGCGGGGACCGTCGCCTGCCTGACCCCCTGCCCCCTTTTTGCTGCGGAGAAACTTGCTTTGTCTCGAGGCGACGTGATTCTGTTCCAAGGCGATTCGATCACCGATGCGGGCCGGAACAAAAAGTCGCCCGTTGCCAACGAGGGACTCGGCCGCGGCTACCCCAAGTTCATCGCCGAATCGCTGCATCAGGATTACCCCGACCTTGATCTACAAATCCACAACCGAGGGATCTCCGGCAACAAGGTTCCCGACCTGGACCGCCGCTGGCAACAGGACTGTCTCGACATTAAACCCCGGATCCTAAGCATCCTGATCGGAGTCAACGACATCTGGCACATGTTAAACGGTCGCTACGACGGCACGTCGGAAACGTATCGCGATGGGTTTGCCGCGTTGCTGAAGCGGACGCGGGAGGCGCTGCCGAAGACGACCTTCGCAATCTGCGAGCCGTTCGTGTTGATGAGCGGAACGGTCAAGGAAAACAAAGACAAATGGTTCCCCGAATTTGACGTCCGCCGCAAGTATGCCAAACAAGTTGCACAGGACGCCGGCGCAATCTGGGTCCCCTTTCAAACCATGTTTGACGATGCGGTTGCCGAGGGGACCGAACCGAAAGCTCTGGCTGGCGACGGCGTGCATCCGACGCAACTCGGGCACCAACTGATGGCCAAGACCTGGCGGGAAACGGTGGGGGTTTAA